The following are from one region of the Coffea eugenioides isolate CCC68of chromosome 2, Ceug_1.0, whole genome shotgun sequence genome:
- the LOC113763791 gene encoding trihelix transcription factor ASIL2-like, whose translation MGEEAVFRRNFSAMAAAATAVAEEDEDEEESDTSSAAAVGLGSGGMRRKKRRRAAGKVAAKGYRKLAETIGGFADIYERVEEAKQRQMVELEKQRMQFAKDLEIQRMKLFMESLVQLKKLKRSKRNSPSGVVSGLALSPLVPQLPSLPGR comes from the exons ATGGGAGAGGAGGCGGTTTTCCGAAGGAACTTCTCGGCGATGGCAGCAGCTGCTACGGCGGTGGCGGAGGAGGATGAGGATGAGGAAGAGTCTGATACGTCAAGTGCTGCCGCGGTTGGACTGGGGTCGGGTGGGATGAGGAGGAAAAAGAGGAGGAGGGCCGCGGGGAAGGTGGCGGCAAAAGGGTATAGGAAGTTGGCGGAGACGATAGGGGGATTTGCAGACATATATGAGAGAGTAGAGGAGGCGAAACAGAGGCAAATGGTTGAGTTGGAGAAGCAGAGAATGCAGTTTGCCAAGGATTTGGAGATTCAAAGGATGAAGCTTTTTATGGAATCCCTGGTCCAGCTCAAAAAGCTTAAGCGATCTAAGCGCAATTCACCATCTGGTG TTGTAAGCGGGCTTGCTCTCTCTCCTCTCGTTCCTCAGTTGCCTTCTCTCCCTGGCCGTTAG